The Maniola jurtina chromosome 21, ilManJurt1.1, whole genome shotgun sequence genome contains the following window.
CTTCTTGGGAAATCATGTCATGtgatgtaaaaagaaaaaatcttaaaacatTTCAAGAGGCACAGGATGAAATTGATACAATGAGTGACAAATCAGATACTGAAACTGACGAAGGAGATACGAACCGTCGATCATTACGCAAGGAAAAATATCCCTTGCCAGATAAATCTTTCAACGAATTGGCGAAGACTTTAACAGATGTAAGTATCATCCATCATCCAAGTTACCAGTTCCTATACCAGTTCTAGAACCACTAGATGCCACGTTTGACACATATTGCGAGGGTTATTAGGTATTATATGATagaacaataaaatttataaatttatatgTATCACCCATTATTGGTGAGAGGTGGTCAGCCTTTCGCCTATTATACAGCAGTACCCTTATATCCCACTTACAGACTCAATCATCTTGGTGAAAGAATTGTGTATCCTGCGTTGGTGGAccttaaagtaaataaataaataaataaaaatgttataatcatattttttttcagaatcATAATCAAATGCTAAGTACCACAACACCAGTCACTCAAGTAGCCCAGAAATCCCAAGAAGACACAAATTGCTGTTTTGTGCCCCAAGACCAGATTGTTGGTACAGTCGAGGGCAATATTCCTGTCACAATTCCGGAATCGAATTTCCTCTTTTATACACATACAGAACCGGAAATTTCAACACCAACTAACGAGATTGAAGCTATTAAGGAGAGCATAGCAACCATTATAGCCAATCAAAATTCCTTACATGAAATCCAAACTAATATGTGTGTAAAGATCTCAGAAATACAAACAGAGCTAAGATCATTCATAAAAATGAGCGTATCACAAAAAAGAGTTGACGAAGAGCCAactctaataaaaaatatcaaagacCTTgaggaatttgaaaaaaatctatCAAATAGAACATTCAAAGATAACATGTTGATGAAATTTGTCGGTGTGTGTTCTAAAGGTTTGGGCAAAGGCGGCGTAAATGCCTACCACTTGGTCGattctttgtttgaaagaaaTTTTCTTAAGCAATGTACGTGGACTGGCTTTTCCAAGAAAGAAGcagtaaaaatatgttttaaagcGTTTACGAGAACGATTTCtcttttttttgatattatccACGCAACAGATGAAAGTTTTACAAAAGTGGACTGcgataaattttttaaaactattttgaaaAATGCTCATAAACGCAGCGAAAGCAATCAGAGGATGTCGGCTCCAAAAGTTAGAgtaataaagagaaaaaggaCAGCAAAAACTCTTCCAATAGATGTGCCGATTGAGAATGTTAACGGAGAGGGCTCCGGTCAAAACAGCGTCGAGACTCCCGATTTAAACAATGAAGAGAGATCTGACCAAAATGATGTTGAGATTTTCTATCAAAGTGATGAAGAGAGGCCTGATAAAACGACGAAGGGATGTCCGACTAATTGAGTACGTAGTTAATGTTTTCATATAATGTTTACACACCTACATTTGGTAACTCGATTCATTTTTTGTCGCTGATTTTTGAATAATCCTAGATTAGGtgggaataattaattattgatggTGATATTACTTAACAAGAGGTTAAGTTTTCATAGTTGTTATttctaagtttattttaaagttcCTTTGGTAGCTAAGACTTGTTGGTTGAATAAAAGAGCACCTATTTAACTAAACGtgaaaaaagtgatttttgatgtacctatataacaaaattttgtattgtagtacttatacctaaaattaaaaagcaaaCAAGCTATGTAGAAAATAGTAGTACCAATAGTAAAAGCTGTTTGTATTGATGAATGCTATCATCTGCTTATGGGATCAAAACCTTCGAAACGGGTTGGAAGATTTTTGTGTGGAGCCTGAGGGGTTGCGTCCCACCTACAACTTTTCTTGTGAAAAGTCGTAGCCATTGATGGAACTTCCATAAATCGATAGATTGTTTCAATACGAATCGAAACTGAAGAGTGATAAAATCTCTTAAAGTGTCACATTTCCGAGATACAGGCCATCAAACGTTCTAATATTGGAGTTTTGAAACTTTTGACAGCCTTTACCTTGGAAATGTGAGATTTTATCACTCTTTAGTTTCAATTTGTATTAAAGCGAACTATCGAGTTATGGAAGTTCCATCAATGGCTGcgacttttcacaaaaaagtTGTAGGTAGGCCGGGCCCAACCTAGGCCAAATGCTGTTTTTACCAtagttttgtatattttttttaatttgttggaATTGTGAGTtttgttcattaatttttaagcacataattttttaatgttaaattttttaactttttttgtttaacCTACAACTATAGAGTATTTCGTTAGCATAACTTAGTAATCTGACGAATTTTGGCTATTAATTTTAAAGTCACGTTTGGTTagtcaaaaattatatttatttttatctatatgtAAGCATAAATAAAGGAAAGGAAGTATTTGATACACAAGATACTGAAGGACTTGTAATTGTGATAAATGATTGTGACTGTTTCTTGTCAATAT
Protein-coding sequences here:
- the LOC123876351 gene encoding uncharacterized protein LOC123876351, which translates into the protein MSCDVKRKNLKTFQEAQDEIDTMSDKSDTETDEGDTNRRSLRKEKYPLPDKSFNELAKTLTDNHNQMLSTTTPVTQVAQKSQEDTNCCFVPQDQIVGTVEGNIPVTIPESNFLFYTHTEPEISTPTNEIEAIKESIATIIANQNSLHEIQTNMCVKISEIQTELRSFIKMSVSQKRVDEEPTLIKNIKDLEEFEKNLSNRTFKDNMLMKFVGVCSKGLGKGGVNAYHLVDSLFERNFLKQCTWTGFSKKEAVKICFKAFTRTISLFFDIIHATDESFTKVDCDKFFKTILKNAHKRSESNQRMSAPKVRVIKRKRTAKTLPIDVPIENVNGEGSGQNSVETPDLNNEERSDQNDVEIFYQSDEERPDKTTKGCPTN